One Periophthalmus magnuspinnatus isolate fPerMag1 chromosome 8, fPerMag1.2.pri, whole genome shotgun sequence genomic window carries:
- the foxj1a gene encoding forkhead box protein J1-A, protein MDVFSGHSSVAIMSLSSESCLEEELVVTAACLEQREQRDQRELREQPHSGGLCLDDSLTSLQWLQEFSILGPSRQQSPLFGHVAAGCHLDAPSSPLAGDPACAGTPLTPGKPTAAAHSRVPLPGIVAVGHCPDDVDYQTNPYVKPPYSYATLICMAMHASKKSKITLSSIYTWITDNFCYYRHADPTWQNSIRHNLSLNKCFIKVPRQKDEPGKGGFWRIDPQYAERLLSGAYKKRRPPPVQINPALQNRLRLTLPPPCLSANTANAANMANTANGRANLSVSLESHLLLRQFEEAIGADQNYDPRLGEGTMLGSWPDERGRRKRKLASKNRSKKLQKRSSSPLLSTEEPRHLGPLKGDFDWDAILDSALSGELSLEEGGEPLSPTQDELTVRGTHICPIEVEVEAGPGDMHILVETQRGRDIDEETFLATAFLEEPWSEAEEHRQADFLSTSSVNLEQLFDLGGALSGDSVRMDGLL, encoded by the exons ATGGATGTGTTCAG TGGCCACTCCAGTGTTGCCATCATGTCCCTGAGCTCTGAGTCATGCTTGGAGGAGGAGTTGGTGGTCACAGCTGCTTGcttggagcagagagagcagagggaccaGAGGGAGCTGAGGGAGCAGCCCCACAGCGGGGGCCTGTGTCTGGACGACAGCCTCACCAGCCTCCAGTGGCTCCAAGAGTTCTCCATCCTGGGCCCGAGCCGGCAGCAGTCGCCCTTGTTTGGGCACGTGGCAGCCGGGTGCCACCTGGAcgcaccctcctctcctctggcaGGAGACCCGGCCTGTGCAGGGACCCCTCTGACCCCAGGCAAGCCCACGGCCGCCGCCCACTCTCGGGTGCCTCTGCCTGGGATAGTGGCTGTGGGACACTGCCCTGATGACGTGGACTATCAAACAAACCCGTACGTGAAGCCGCCGTACTCCTACGCAACGCTCATCTGCATGGCCATGCACGCCAGCAAGAAGAGCAAGATCACCCTGTCCTCCATCTACACCTGGATCACCGACAACTTCTGCTACTACCGCCACGCTGACCCCACCTGGCAG aactCCATCCGTCACAATCTGTCCCTGAACAAATGCTTCATCAAAGTCCCACGGCAGAAGGATGAGCCGGGAAAAGGTGGTTTCTGGAGAATTGACCCTCAATATGCCGAGCGCCTTCTGAGCGGAGCCTACAAGAAGCGCCGTCCTCCTCCGGTCCAGATCAACCCTGCGCTACAGAACCGGCTTCGGCTAACACTACCGCCACCCTGCCTCAGCGCAAACACGGCTAACGCAGCTAACATGGCTAACACGGCTAATGGCAGAGCTAACCTGAGCGTTAGCCTTGAGTCGCACCTGCTGCTCAGACAGTTTGAAGAGGCCATTGGAGCTGACCAGAACTACGACCCACGTTTGGGCGAGGGGACGATGCTCGGGTCTTGGCCTGACGAACGCGGGCGGCGAAAGAGGAAGCTAGCATCGAAAAACCGCAGCAAAAAACTCCAGAAGAGATCGAGCTCACCTCTACTGTCCACCGAGGAGCCCAGACACCTCGGCCCGCTCAAGGGAGACTTCGACTGGGACGCCATCCTGGACTCAGCCCTGAGCGGAGAGCTGAGCCTGGAGGAGGGGGGCGAGCCACTGAGCCCGACCCAGGACGAGCTCACCGTGAGGGGGACGCACATCTGCCCCATCGAGGTGGAGGTGGAAGCGGGGCCCGGCGATATGCACATCCTTGTGGAGACGCAGAGGGGACGAGACATCGACGAGGAAACGTTTTTGGCTACGGCGTTTTTAGAGGAGCCGTggtcggaggcagaggagcacagacaggCGGACTTTCTGAGCACGTCCTCAGTGAATCTGGAGCAGCTGTTTGACCTGGGAGGAGCTCTGAGCGGGGACAGTGTGAGAATGGACGGTCTGCTCTga
- the ubald2 gene encoding UBA-like domain-containing protein 2, whose translation MSVDMEELKHQIMINQFVLTAGCAADQAQQLLQAAHWQFETALSSFFQEANIPSPHQMLPRNTPATPPSFPDAMAMFSNLRASDCGSPPPSALPPSSHLHVHAPAHMHAPPHLHVHCCQPQWPPVSQPGTATQQPVPGQR comes from the exons ATGTCCGTGGACATGGAGGAGCTGAAGCACCAGATCATGATAAACCAGTTCGTGTTGACGGCGGGTTGCGCGGCGGACCAGGCGCAGCAGCTGCTCCAAGCGGCCCACTGGCAGTTCGAG ACGGCGCTTAGTTCATTTTTCCAAGAGGCCAACATCCCGAGCCCCCATCAGATG ttGCCGAGGAACACTCCTGCCACTCCGCCCAGTTTCCCTGACGCCATGGCGATGTTCTCAAACCTTCGGGCGTCGGACTGCGGCTCACCTCCGCCCTCGGCCCTGCCTCCCTCCTCCCACCTGCACGTGCACGCCCCCGCTCACATGCACgcccctcctcacctccacGTGCACTGCTGCCAGCCCCAGTGGCCGCCCGTGTCGCAGCCAGGCACCGCGACGCAGCAGCCTGTGCCCGGGCAGAGATGA